From one Nycticebus coucang isolate mNycCou1 chromosome 14, mNycCou1.pri, whole genome shotgun sequence genomic stretch:
- the LOC128565685 gene encoding olfactory receptor 8J3-like: protein MAPRNLTRVTEFILTGVSDRPELQIPLFLVFLVIYTLTVTGNLGIITLTSVDSRLQTPMYFFLRHLAIINLGNSTVIAPKMLVNFLIKKKTTSYYECATQLGGFLTFIVSEIIMLAVMAYDRYVAICNPLLYTVVVSPRICLTLVSLAYLYGFSTAIVVSSCVFSMSYCSSNVINHFYCDNVPLLALSCSDTYLPETVVFISAAANLFFSMVTVLVSYFNIVLSILRMRSSEGRKKAFSTCGSHVMAVTVFYGTLLFMYLQPKTNHSLDTDKMASVFYTLVIPMLNPMIYSLRNKDVKDALKKFMTCPCSPCKLV from the coding sequence ATGGCTCCTAGGAATCTCACGCGGGTCACTGAGTTTATTCTCACTGGTGTCTCCGACCGCCCCGAGCTCCAGATTCCCCTCTTCCTGGTCTTCCTGGTGATCTACACGCTGACTGTGACAGGGAACCTGGGCATCATCACCCTCACCAGTGTTGACTCTCGGCTTCAAACCCCCATGTATTTTTTCCTGCGACATTTGGCGATTATCAATCTTGGCAACTCTACTGTCATAGCCCCTAAAATGCTGgtcaattttttaataaagaaaaaaactacctCCTACTATGAATGTGCCACCCAGCTGGGAGGGTTCTTGACTTTCATCGTCTCTGAGATCATCATGCTGGCCGTGATGGCCtatgaccgctatgtggccatctgtaATCCCCTGCTGTACACGGTGGTGGTGTCCCCCAGGATCTGCCTCACGCTGGTGTCCCTCGCCTACCTCTATGGCTTTTCTACAGCGATTGTGGTTTCATCTTGTGTATTCTCTATGTCCTATTGCTCCTCTAATGTGATCAATCATTTTTACTGTGATAACGTGCCTCTGTTAGCCTTATCTTGTTCTGATACTTACTTACCAGAAACAGTTGTTTTCATATCTGCAGCAGcgaatttgtttttttccatggTCACAGTTCTAGTATCTTACTTCAACATCGTTTTGTCCATTCTAAGAATGCGTTcatcagaaggaaggaaaaaggccTTTTCCACCTGTGGTTCACATGTGATGGCTGTCACCGTCTTCTATGGGACACTGCTGTTTATGTATTTGCAGCCTAAAACTAACCACTCCTTAGATACCGATAAAATGGCTTCTGTGTTCTACACCCTGGTGATCCCCATGCTGAATCCCATGATCTACAGCCTAAGGAATAAGGACGTGAAGGACGCTTTAAAGAAATTCATGACCTGTCCATGTTCTCCCTGTAAATTAGTGTAA